From the Lathyrus oleraceus cultivar Zhongwan6 chromosome 3, CAAS_Psat_ZW6_1.0, whole genome shotgun sequence genome, the window tatatatatatatatatatatatatatatatatatattttaatttacTGTGTTTTCATTTATTAAAGACCTAATTTAAAAAAAGAACAGGGCCTCTTAATTGTTTGGGCCGACCCTGATTACAGGTACAAGCACTCATATTCAAATGAACAATTTGAATCTTATATGGAAGTTGGAGGTGCCCGAGAGAATTCACAACTTTATATGGACGATTCACTAGAATGGTATCAAGACTAACAAATATCTTAGTCATCTCAAACTAAGATATCCATAATGCGATGAGTGTACTGAAGAGGATGAAATTATCCTGCATGTTTTGAGAGACTTCAGTCATGCTAAATCAATTTGGATACAACTTAATCATAACACACTGATCACACCCCTCATCGACTTATACATAAACATATCACACTTTATAGAGTCTCTCACCTTAAATGAGCAGGACTATTAAAATCATTGTAAAACACCATCATACAGGGTTTCTCGCCGCCGTGGGCAAGTCCTGACAATTATACATCGTTATACACCTATTAATGCCTCTGAATCTCCCTACCCTTATAGGAGTAACATGCACACCTGTAATTCTTTAACTAGTAGAGATGATGAGGACGAAGAGACAATGCTGTTGTAGTTAGaattaataaatttaaattaagttaaagactaaacaatgcattaatatatatatatatatatatatatatatatatatatatatatatatatatatatatatatatatatatatatatatatatatatatatatatatatatatatatatatatatatatatattttagtCACTTAATTTAAAATAATGTTCCACTTTAATcctttaataaaaaaaattaacattTAGTACTTAGTTTCATTCTTGTTATCTTATTTGGTATATTCCATCAATctataaaaaaaaagttaaattcTGATAACGTGGTATGAGAACAAAGTCATTGGTACAAATTTAAGACTCCATATGTAATTAAAAACTAAAACACTATTTAAATTATAGGGTTTCTAAAAACAAAATCTCCGCGGTTTAAATCGTGTATCAATTTTTAACTATATATATTAACTCAGATTTATACCGATTGACTCGTCGAAAGCGACTAAGTAAGGTAACATAAAAGAAGTTATGTGATTTACAAAACATTaaattaaattgaattaaaaGATTTGGTGATTAattatgatatatatatatatatatatatatatatatatatatatatatatatatatatatatatatatatatatatatatatatatatatatatatatatatatatatatatatatatatatatatatatatatatatatataaaatttttatatatataatttttttttagtaaaaacataaaataataataaataataaaaccCCTGCtcttttactttttttttttttactcAAAACCCCTGCTCTTCCAAAAACAATAAACCCCAGAAATGAACTAATAAAACTAAGCAGCTCTGTCATCTTCCCCACTGTTCATAGCCGCAGTTGGCCGTCAAATGCAAAACCTTGCCGGAAAACACATCCGGACTTCTCACCGGCCGCCTTTAACAGTTAGAAACTCCTCcaactttttctttttctatatATTCATTTATTTTTCTCAGTTTCCCCCTTTTCTATATCGCGCGCATGAACACCATTTTTTCAATAGCATTGCGGCCACAACACCGTTTCATCCCAATCCTCTTAAAGATGATaacaacacaaacaaactctCTCCAAATCCCTATCACCACCATCAAAACCAATTCAACCAACAACAACACTGTTTCAGaaatttcaaaaatcaataaccAGAGCGTGAAATCGAATTTCTCCGATTTAATCACCCTCGGAAGTTTCCTCCGGTCCTCGAAACAAGTTCGTCAGGACTCCCTTGTCTTCAATCGAATGGTCCCGGTGCTCCGCCGTCTCATTGAGCGTTACGAATCCCCCCAAACGATTCTCTCCGAGTTGGAGTCAATTGGTTGTATTAATCTCTCTAACACAAACAAAACCCCTAATCCTTTGTTACTCTTGTTGAGAATTTTCTCTCGTGCAGGTAATTACGCCATGGTTATTGAAACTTGTCAGCACATGGTAGAGTTTCATGGTTTTGCAATTTTTCGGAATACTTTTGCTTCGAATTTAGTTATGGAGTCGATGTTTAAAACTTCTCAACCCGAACGTGCTTTTTATATTATGGAGAATACAAAATTCCCTAATTTTCTCACTTTCAACATTGCACTTTTCCACCTTTCCAATTTAAATGATATTACCGGTGTTTCGTATGTTCTTAGACACATGTTGAGATTGAGTTATCGTCCTAATCATGCCACTTTTAGTGCGGTTCTGAATTCGTTTTGTAAAATGAATGCATTTCGGCAAGTTTATCAGATTTTGGGTCTAATGGTTGGTCTAGAGATTGACTTTTCTGTTAATGTTTGGACTGTACTCATTCATAGGTTCTGCAAATTGCGTAGGCTTGATGTTGCTTCCAACTTGTTGTACAAAATGATTCGAAATGGTTGTTCCCCTAACGTTGTCACGTATACCGCTTTAATTAAGGCATTTATGGAATCCAACATGGTGACTCATGCCTTACATTTGTTTAATGACATGGTTTCTGATGGCCTAGATCCCGATTTGGTTCTTTATAATGTGTTAATTGATTGTCTTTTGAAGTCCGGAATGCATGATGATGCAATTGAAGTTTTTCACCGGTTGTCGGAACAAAAAAACATGAGACCTGATTTGTATACCCTTACTTCATTGTTGTCTACAGTTTATCGGTCTGAACGGTTTGATCTCTTACCCAAAATAGTTCGAGCTTGCAGACATATAGGTGGTGATTTAGTATTCTGCAATGCTGTTTTAAACTCTTTTATTAAGTCTGGCCGTTCTTCTTGTGCTCTTGAATACTATGAACATATGATTGTTAAAGGTTTTAAGCCGGATAAGTATAGTATTGCTGGGCTACTAAGTGCACTTTGTGCTGAGAGAAGAATTGATGAAGCAGTTAATGTGTATCGAGGTAGTGCTATGATGTATCATGCGAATGATGCTCACATCCATACTGTGTTAACGAGTGGGCTTATAAATGCTGGTCAGTATCACTTGGCTGCCATTGTTTTTAGATCAGCAGCAGTCCAGAAATGTCCGCTTGACAGTGAAGCATATGCTGTTGGCATCCGTGCACATCTTAGAAGTGGATTAACTCTAGAGGCCAACACATTGTTTGACCAGATGAAGGACAATGGTATGGAACCTAATGTTCAGACATTTAATATGATTCTTTTCAGTTCATTTAAAGAAAAAAATCTTCAAAAGATTCAACTGTTGCTGAAAGAGATGATTGATTCAAGGATTGAGTTGGGTGATAGAAATTTCTCCAACTTGTGTAAATTTCAATGCAGTTGGAATCTGTTGGCTGAAATGAGAGATTTGGGTTTATTATCTGCCAAGGTGCTGCATGCCTTAAACTGTGGCAGGCATCCTGAAAGTGTAAAGGCAAATTATAAACACTGTGCTGAAGTTGATACAGAATGCAATCTAGTTCTGGATTCATCCAGTTCTGAAGATATGTCAGATGTAGCTGTGTCAGTTGGTTGAGCTGTTATTGTTACTACTGTGTTGTGGCCTGCATCTGATTGAATGGTTCATTCAATTCCTATATCATGAAATGCGGCATTCTATCCACAAACTGGTACTAGTTATCATGTGTTAtattctttatttttattttattttctgcACGGAGAATAAATATTATTGTTTTCAAGTTAATAATAAATCTTATTGGAGTGCTCATGTCTTCTTGTATCCTGTGTCTCTACCCCTTATTGTTTGTCCTTGATTTGAGTCTGTTTTTTTGCAAGATTGCACGTATTGGTTTAGTGGTGACTGATTTCAAAGACATATTTGATTGGAATGCCAAAGATTTGAACATATCATCATGGTAACTATgataatatgtatttatttatttatatttataatttATAGTTCTTTACGTTACTTTGTGTTAAGAATGTGTGGTTGAGCCTAAttcaaccctacaaaaccggttggtagaaTGAGGgctgcccccacttataaactcatgttcaggccatatattgtccgatgtgggactcttaacacaccccctcacgcccaggactgcacatctggagcgtggaaataaatggtgggtgacCCGATAGGGAAACCATAGTAGGTGGTccaccggatcttaaacgaggctctgataccatgttaagaatgtgtggttgggcctaactcaaccctacaaaaccggttggtagagtgaggactgccctCACTTATAAACtcatgttcaggccatatattgtccaatgtgggactcttaacactTTGTTTTACAACAAGCCTCAAAATTTGAAGTTTGTTTCACGTCATGGATTAATGTTTCTATGTTTAATTTTGTTATTTAGGTTACTTTATGAGGAAAGAAGGTTCTTCTTATCCCATGAGTGTTTGCCCTGTTCTGATTAATTCAGTGAGGGAAGGtaattttcatcaattttcatGGTGAGCATTgaaatattatttttttaaacttCACTTGCTTTGCTGATagttttttgtttttaattaaaCTCCGGCCGAGTTAAGCAGTGGTGAGCTTCAAACAACTTTATGCATTAAGCCGTGGTTACCAACAAAAGGGTCACTTTGGTGTTTCTTTTTTGGTAAATGCTATGTTGCTGATGTTTACAGCATGCATTTACAATTAGAGCTAATACTTGTTAATGCAATCATTAGTGATAATTTCCTTTGGATATATAAGCTGTTCTTATTTTGTTATGTTATGACTCATGCATAATATATTAATTTTGTTTCAAAGATGAAAAACACCTTTGTAATCAAAACAACTCACTCCATAATAATCAATACCTAAAGTTTAGGAGTAGCAATAACCTATCCGTGTTCTGTTCGTGCAGAATTCTATGAACACTTTGTTTCTAAAGAGATGTCATCTTCAAGATAAGAGTTAGAAATAGTTGAACTATATCCGGCCTTACTGACACATTTGAAGAGAAATATCAATCCCGTCATGTCACAACCCTAAGGCCGAAAATGTTATTAGGTTCACCGCCTTTGTCTTATTAGAATCTAATCCATTGTTAGAAAAGTACTAGATATCACAGGAATTGAGTTGACATTCAAATTTAGAACATAATAACTGAATGACTTGATTTTCAAATGAGACCAAAACCACTAAAGATGTTAGGTGTAGACTCATATCTGAATCAAACACTAACAGCACCTTAACATGTTGTCAGGCAGAAAATGGTATCACTTCCTATGCCAATTGGTATCCATATCTGGCTGAGCAAACCACATTAAACTATAAAGCTTTAGAGACTCCATAGCTGAAATGAATGCATGTAGCAGTAGCCACAGATTTTGATGCAGTGGTttactttttctcatcttctgCTGTATTTCTTATGATGGATTTCAGATTGGATCACAATTAGAAGAATTTTAAAGCATTTGTTGGTTAAAAAAGTTATTATATTCAGGTAATTATCATAAAGCCAAAGGGGATAGGATCCTATGGAAAAACACCTAAATTCAAGTTGCAACTACTTGAGGACTGTAATCCATTGGATGGTTATCATTTTGTTAGTTTCTTATTCTATCTAGCTGGCATCAGTTGCATTTTCTTATTTTCAAATTTACAACCTTTCCTTTCAAATCCGGAAATGTCAACAAAATATCTGTACCATTATACCCTGTCTTCTATTAAAATTGCAATATTAATCTGTTTCATACTTAATACATATTTTCAAGAAATAGATATACATATCTTTCTAAAGAGAAAACATTGGCTTACGCTTCTGAATTGAAACAAATTTTTACGATGCTTCTATTTTTTGTGTGTAGAGAGATGACTTGTAGATTATGTAGTAAGAAGAGTAGATCAGATGGAGGATAGTCAAATATCTAAAAGCAGAGAAAGAGTGAAAAATCATAAGAGAAGCTGTGAAAACTGAAAAATATATTTCAAGTGTGATTAATGTACATACACTAATATCTTCATATAAACTATTCTAACTTAATGAGTCCGACTAATAGACTAAAGTCCGAATACATATTTCTATTGACAATAGTAAATAGAAATTATTTACAACACTCCCCCCATCAAGCAGGTGAATAAATAGTTATCATTCCCAGCTTGTAGATTGGACTAGGTAGTAATAAGGATCATACTTTAAGTTTAAATTGAATCTTGAATTATACACAGGGCTGTGTATAGAAATTTTTGGGACTTAGGCAAGACTGTCTTGTAGACTTAAAAATGTTGCTAAAAAACAATTCGATGTAGGGTTTGGGCTTTGAAAATTGACATGATGATTTTTTGATAATAATTAGAAACTGAGCTACGGTATAACTTATATTATAGAATATTAGGGTAATAAAATGACCATTTGTCCAGGTAGATCTACTCGTATATTCTGATATAAGACAATTAATACTAATGGATGGGAAATTTGAGGCCCAAAGTGCCTTAGTTGCCTAGGCCAGCCCTAGCCATGGCCATGATTGTACAATAGTTATTTTGCTAAAAAACAGATTATACAGTAATTCAAGGCTAATATATCATTGTTATCCATATTATTTGGGATGAAAATTTTGTAATTAGTTAATGTTAAATGTCTGTTAATATAAAACCCATTCCTGCTAGAAAAACTAGCTACTGAAAAGTAAATTTGCTCTGTTTCACATTCAATATTCCTCTTCTATAAGCTAACAGTTGGCCTTCGCATTTTTCATAGACCACACAAACCAGAAGCTTTAATTGAATATGTCCAAGGTCAAAGTTTTTGAACAAGTGACAGGAATATAGACACAGTATCTAGCAGAGTGATGGATCCCAGTTATGATAACATTATAAGAGAGTTTGTGAATGGCCTGCAACTCAAAAGCTGGCTATGGTTTTGCAATTCAGAACCTGAAATCATTCTTATGATGTGACAATTTTTCCAGTGTTGAGCATCTAAATGCACTGTGTTTTGTCAAAGTTCAAAGAAATATACTGCTCTTGCCCAATCTTAATTATCATATATATGATTAGAATTATTTTAGCATCAACCAGAACTTTGTTGTGGTGTGGTTTTATGTTGCTATACCTTCCTTCACTTGTAATTTGTAATTTTTTATAGATGGATTATTTTCTTTAGAATGGATTAGATGGAAGTGCAACTGACTTACAACAGATAACAATTTCTCCTAGTCACATCTATCTATTATGAGAAAGTTGGGTCCCTATTGCACACATGTTCGCTTCTCTGCCTCAAAATTTCCCGCTCTGTTGCCTatataaaatttatatttttcTCTGTAGTTTCTTATATGATTGTTTTATTATATTAGTTTATGTGTTTCTTATTCTTACTTTACAGCGATGCCTTTTATGTATCCTGTTAAAAATTTCAAATTTCGAACAAACATTTTTTCCTTCTGCATAACATTTCCGTTTTCCACTTTATCCTTTGTGAGACCACATACGCCACCTCATCATTTTGGTGCTGAAGAGATGCAGTGCTCTGTTTGTGGAAAAGAGATGCTGTGTTCCAATAGTGGGAAATATGAATTTTTAAATGTTTTGCTTCTCTCTCATCTTTGTTTTTCAATGTTGTTGCAGATACGCAGAGGACAAGGCTTTTAGTGGGGTGGTGAGCATTGTTGCAGAACATCATATTTGATGTGTAACCTTATCCTTGGGTTGGAGTTCAGAACTACATAGATTATTATTATTCTATCACCATGTTCGATTCATGTTGACCGCATATTCAAGATTCAGATTTGAAGGTACATAGAAACAACTCAGGAAATCTTTTACTTATATCCATACACCTGTGGCATATTTTTTGTATGTTTTATGGTAGATTTTTCCTCATTCGAATGTTGTAGGCATATAAAAGAAGTGGGAAAAATATGCTTCTCCTGTCCTTTTTACTGTGAATGAACTTATATAAGGGGGTTAAAACTAGTTCAAACTATATGACACTGTTGTTACAACAACAACAAAGCCTTATCCACTAAGTGAGGTTGGCTACATGGATCAAACTACGCATAATGTTCTAAAAGAAACGTATTTCTATCCAACCTCAGGTCAGGTTCTGTTTGGTAAAAAGTAAAAAATGTGAGATATCTCGTAAGTTAGCTGATAGTGGATAAACTAAGTAATTGAATAATTGAATTTGTAGGGTTTGGTAAAATTAGCGGCTGAGCTAATTGCAAAATATGAAATGACataaaaagatattttaaaaTAATGATTTTTTTCCCAATTAAAGTAACAAGGATAAAATTGAGATAAAAATGTTAAACTACAAAATGTTTGAAATAGTTTATCAATAAACGCAATAAACTAGTAATTAAAAGCTGTAAGCTTATTAGAAAAAATTGCTTCCAAATAACTCTATTATGGCACAAAAATTTGCCTTGACTTAACAGAGCTTAATCAATAACTTGGCAGAACTATTTTGTTCTGTTTTTTTTGGTCTGTCCTCCATATTTCCTCTTCAAACCAATGTTTACTTTTTTAGAATGCAGGTTGCGACAGTTTCTGCAAGTTTCCTTGATTTCATGATTTCTCATGTTTTTTTACCGAGGTACGTTACTTTCAGACAATTTCTCTATTTTGCCAATAGTTCAATAAAGCATTTGTATGCATTTTGATGGAGTTTGTATGCCATTGTTGATAACTCTTTTTATGTTTTAATaattatcattttgtttgtaaCCTGTTTTTGTCCTCTATTTTGGAGCACTGATTTTTTTTTCAAGCACTTTTTTTCCACCCATGATTGGTTAAAATCTCAAAAAATGTTATATCTTAAAACGAACAGAGTGTAGTGAAATGAAATAGAGATTTCACTATATTGTTTAAATGTTTTATGATGGAGCATAACAAATTTATCATTCTACCCAAATCGAAGGAGAAGAAAAGTGGTATCATGTGATGGAATGGAATAAATACTACTCCATCTAATGTGTCATACTAGTGTTGGACAAGTTGATTGAAAGTACATTTATTTTCTTCCTCATTGTTCTTAATTCCTATGACTACTTGAAGGGTGTACAACAGTACTAAGCCAAAGACAATAGTTcaattttataaataaaatttagAACACAAACCGTGCGAGATGTGGTTATCAGTTCTCACTCACTTTTGAGTGTTCGATCATTTTCAGACAAAAGTTGTTCCATTATCAAGGAGCTTACTTCTTGAATAGACTCAAATACTTCATTTAATTAGTTCTAAAGTTTCAAACTTCACTAGTGATCTTGTACAAAGCAGAATCAACCATGCCCTGAAATTCCTTTAGAAAATCCACAAAGACATGTGTTTCTTCGTCCTTGTTTCCATCCAGCAAATTTTGGCCTTTCACAACTGCAGTATAGATCTTCAATTTGTCAACAGGGGAAATCAAAGAACTAACATCATTATCAGCAATTACTTTCCTCACATGGCAAAGATAATCATTCAAATCATTTATTGCTTTAACTTTCTCCTCAAGTTTCTTCTCTTCAGCCTTAAAATTCTCAGCTTCTTGAATCATTCTCTCAGGTTTTTCAGTTGATAGGCTTTCTGTTTCATTCATTATTGTAATATCTTTCTTATTACCACTGGTTTCTTCCTCTGCAGCCAAGTTTAATATACCATCTGCATCTATTGCAAAGTATACTTGGATAGGAAGACCGCGTGGTGCAAGAGGAAGTGAGAGAGAAAACACACCAAGCAAGTTGTTCTCACTAGCTATTATTCTCTCACCCTCATAAACCTTAATTGAAACTCTACTTTGGTTATCTACATCTGTAAAATATGTTTTCTTCTTAGTGATAGGAATGGAAGTGTTCCTAGGAATCACGTCCTTTCTCTGACGTACCAAGAGACAAGGGTATGACATTCTCGCAACATTAAGTTTGGAACATACTTGACATTTAACATAGCAGCCTGGACAGCTGCACCATAAGCCACTGCTTCATCAGGGTTGATGCTCATACACAAATCCTTCCCATTAAAAAAGTCTTGCAATAGTTGTTGCAGTTTGGGGATTCGGGACGAGCCACCAATAAGGACCACATCATCTACACTACTTTTGTCCATTCCAGAATCCACAAAGCAGCTCTCAACAATCTCCATACACTTTTCAAAGAGGTCTATGTTGATCATCTCAAATTTTGCTCGAGTGATAGATGAAGATAACTCAATTCCCTGAAACAAAGCATTTACCTCAATAGTAGCAACAACAGCAAAAGAAAGAGTCCTTTTTGCCCTCTCGCAGCTAGTTCGTATCCTCCTCAAAGATCCTGGGTTTTCACTAATGTCTACTTTGTTCTTCCTTTGGATCTCCTCTACGAAGTGATTCATCATTCTGTTGTCAAAGTCCTCTCCTCCGAGGTGAGTGTCTCCAGCAACAGCCTTAACATGAAAGACATTATTCTTAAGTGTGAGGAGAGATACATCAAAAGTTCCAACACCGAAATCAAAGTTGAAAATGTTTCTATCTTCAACACAATTAGGTCTTTTTTGAAGGCCATGTGCAAGGGCAGCAGCAGTTGGTTCATTGATCATCTGCATTACATTCAAGCCTGCAATGGCACCAGCATCTATGGTGGCTTTTCGCTGAGAATCATTGAAATAGGCCGGAACTGTAATCACTGCATTTTTAATAGGTGTCTCCAAAAGTTTCTCTGCGATTTCCCACATTTTTGTGAGGATCATAGATGATATTTCCTCTGGAGAAAAGCTTTTTTCTTCACCCCTGTAATTAACAAGGATCACTGGGTTGTCATTAAAACCAGCAATGACCTTAAAGGGCCACAACAGTAAATCATTCTGAATAGTGATATCACTGTATTTCCTTCCAATTAACCTCTTCGCGTCTGCATAAACAAAATTTAGGTGATGTATAATTCGTTCTTTTCTATTCAAAGCATTATGGATAAGTATTATTAACCAGATTATTTAATGTACAAACCATTTATGCAGACACCAAAAGAAGAAAAATTACCAAAGATAGTGTTGGCTGGATTTGAAGCAGCTTGATTTTTAGCAGCATCACCAATCAACCTTTGATCACTAGAGAAAGCAACAAAAGAAGGCGTGATTCTGTTTCCTTGTTCATTGTGGATAATCTCAGTTCGGTTGTTTTGCCCCTGCCATACAGCAACACATGAATAAGTCATGCCAAGGTCGATTCCAATAGCAGGTCCCTCATATTTTTTGGCCATTCTGTTTCAAGTGAATGAATCTATTTTAGGGAATTTGGATAGATAGAATTTTTGAATATGTTTTTGGTTGGCTTTAATATACACCGTGAAATGTAAATTAGCTGAATGCGTCCACTTTTTAATCTTCTGTAATAAAAGTTGTATATGCATGTATATAGTTGGCTCCTTAAATTCCATAAAATCAATTAACACATCTTTCCTATACAAATCCATGACTTTTTATTATCCCCATCACTAAATAGGgtctctttgttttcttttgtgaAGAATAAACTGAATGCTTTTGAGTGATTTGTTTGAAGTAAATGGAGAAAATTGATTAGTGAATTTACTGTATTTATTTTGTATAAGCACTACATTTCTCTTTCTAAATATAAGATCTCTTTGACTAAATTGCAGAATTAAAAAGTAGTATTAAATTTGTTAAAATTATTTTAGAAGTTTATCCTTCAAGAGTGAGAGTTAACATCGGGTTCTTAATTCTCGCGTTCCATTACTATTGTAATGACCAATTATGACGTCTGAAGGATTCTTATAGATCAAGACGTTCACAAGATATAATGTACACCAACTTCTCATCGGTAAGAAAGAAGTAAGAAAGGCAATAAAATTGCAATTCTTGGTAATTAATTGCAAGTCAATTAACAATTGTATAATTGTATAATAGGTCTCCTTACTTTGGCTACCAAGAGAAGGATGACAACAAGGGGAAATGACCTTTACTACTCGAGGGCAAGGAGAAACCAGAAGATTAGAAGTCCAAAGACAAGGGAAGGGGACTCCTACTCATTAAAGGGAAATCAAGAGGCATTGGAAGATGTATGAGCCAAGATAAAAACTGACTCTTCAATAGCAAGAAGTGAGGTCCAAACACCCCTGATTCAAGCCAAAAAAGCGGGTTCTATAGACTATCATTGTTTATTTAACATTGTTTTATGCATGGATGACTTTCTCCATCCAAATTTTGTCTTttgttttccatttatttttattcAAGAATTAACTTCTTTATTTATTAACTGTATGATGATCAAGTAAAGTTTCTAACACATCAAAAATCGTTCCTAAAAGGGAAATACTGTTAAGTTAAAGTAAAGCCCTTGTAAAGGAACCAAATAATCTGACTCCTTATGGTAGGAAAAAAAAAATGAAAGCCTCTTTTGATGGTATAAAGACCTCACTTCCCGGTTCCCTACTGAGGATACAAATGGTCATCCGTGAGCAATCCGCCCTGCATCCAAGGCCAAAACCTGAATTAGAGGGCAGCCAAAGCCATGAACATATCTATTTCAGAAACGCCTTTCACAACTAGAAACCAATTTTGGGAAGGACAAACAATTTTAACCAAAAAAACCCACctcaaacaaaacaataaaacaCAAAGGATCTAGAAGACGAATTGTGCCTCAGTTACTCATAAAacacaaaataataaaagcaaaTTGGGATCATACTCGCAAAATTATAGGAGATTTTTTAAAACACTATATTATTAGGAAATCACATGAAAATATAAATATGCTTCCTGATTTCGAAGATATATATCCGAATGCATCCTAAACACACACAACTTAGACCAATTCTGAGTCACACTTAAGAAGTGTGACTTTTTCTTTGATTCGAAGATGTATTTTTGGAAACTGTCGGTAAATGCATATCCGTAGCATACTGAAACAAAAATAGAAATAGAAAACTACAAAATTGtattttgacaaaataaaattaTCATTCATAACATAAAATCAACATTACATAGGTGATGTTAATAAAAAATCAGACATTGCATTTTAATATCCAGGTGGACGCTTCAACGTCTTCACAATATCTTCGATCGATCTTGAAATCATTGCTTCCACCTTGATCAAAATTTTAATTTCGAAACGGAAAAATGTATTCTACATAGCCCTTACATCTGTATCCGTCTTGAGTTCATAGTTGTTGAACTCAATCTTGCCTTTGTTGTTAATTGACAGTGAACGGTACTCGAGCCTCAGAATTTTCGATTATCTCCGTAAGGTAGGAGATTTTGCATTCCGTATTCCAGAT encodes:
- the LOC127128256 gene encoding putative pentatricopeptide repeat-containing protein At1g16830 isoform X1, with the protein product MNTIFSIALRPQHRFIPILLKMITTQTNSLQIPITTIKTNSTNNNTVSEISKINNQSVKSNFSDLITLGSFLRSSKQVRQDSLVFNRMVPVLRRLIERYESPQTILSELESIGCINLSNTNKTPNPLLLLLRIFSRAGNYAMVIETCQHMVEFHGFAIFRNTFASNLVMESMFKTSQPERAFYIMENTKFPNFLTFNIALFHLSNLNDITGVSYVLRHMLRLSYRPNHATFSAVLNSFCKMNAFRQVYQILGLMVGLEIDFSVNVWTVLIHRFCKLRRLDVASNLLYKMIRNGCSPNVVTYTALIKAFMESNMVTHALHLFNDMVSDGLDPDLVLYNVLIDCLLKSGMHDDAIEVFHRLSEQKNMRPDLYTLTSLLSTVYRSERFDLLPKIVRACRHIGGDLVFCNAVLNSFIKSGRSSCALEYYEHMIVKGFKPDKYSIAGLLSALCAERRIDEAVNVYRGSAMMYHANDAHIHTVLTSGLINAGQYHLAAIVFRSAAVQKCPLDSEAYAVGIRAHLRSGLTLEANTLFDQMKDNGMEPNVQTFNMILFSSFKEKNLQKIQLLLKEMIDSRIELGDRNFSNLCKFQCSWNLLAEMRDLGLLSAKVLHALNCGRHPESVKANYKHCAEVDTECNLVLDSSSSEDMSDVAVSVG
- the LOC127128256 gene encoding putative pentatricopeptide repeat-containing protein At1g16830 isoform X2, with product MNTIFSIALRPQHRFIPILLKMITTQTNSLQIPITTIKTNSTNNNTVSEISKINNQSVKSNFSDLITLGSFLRSSKQVRQDSLVFNRMVPVLRRLIERYESPQTILSELESIGCINLSNTNKTPNPLLLLLRIFSRAGNYAMVIETCQHMVEFHGFAIFRNTFASNLVMESMFKTSQPERAFYIMENTKFPNFLTFNIALFHLSNLNDITGVSYVLRHMLRLSYRPNHATFSAVLNSFCKMNAFRQVYQILGLMVGLEIDFSVNVWTVLIHRFCKLRRLDVASNLLYKMIRNGCSPNVVTYTALIKAFMESNMVTHALHLFNDMVSDGLDPDLVLYNVLIDCLLKSGMHDDAIEVFHRLSEQKNMRPDLYTLTSLLSTVYRSERFDLLPKIVRACRHIGGDLVFCNAVLNSFIKSGRSSCALEYYEHMIVKGFKPDKYSIAGLLSALCAERRIDEAVNVYRGSAMMYHANDAHIHTVLTSGLINAGQYHLAAIVFRSAAVQKCPLDSEAYAVGIRAHLRSGLTLEANTLFDQMKDNVGICWLK